The DNA segment agtacctaagaccttcactagagactctacttctagcctgacattgaagtgagtctggtcggttacttagtgcattcagatccagcaactggtaatacaggttagctatactcaactccttgttgcaatagttcaacagtGAGAGCGAGGTTATTTATGACCCTTTTAGCCttccctttgagaagactaatcaggtatgagaatttagaaattctgtcaagagaagatttcttatgtatatgaacttcaaatgaagtccaaaatgtgtcccaattttcttcatccagccctgcaaatgtaggtaagtctaaagtaggtaggcgaacctcaggtaattgattactggattgagacacagtattatttgcattagatTTATATTGTTTTACTATATTGGATATTACATCaattttatcttgagtctcatctttatACTGAGAAACATCTGCTAGaatttgatctatttcatcaggatcagtttcgattgcattcagtaggttgagataagactggcttgtagatctgacttgatcaaatttgagatcagctactctcactgatgtttctaGTTAATAGTAATCAatggagttgctttagacaaagtatcagacttattaattagtctAGTTAAATGAACTTTAAGGCCAATATAAGTTCTcgttaattgttcaggagtagccatgttggctttaagtccaagtttcataggacttgaataagtattactaatgaagcttgggtacttgctcattagttgacaagtaatattgagtatagcctaaattaatctggctaaattacactctacctcactcaAGGTTAAATGTAtttacctaacaataagtagctaaggattttgagcagtgcttgaatttcaccattaactttcttccggctagctcttctttatcaccaatagatgtaatggtgatcattcagcagcactcaaaatgcatacacacaaataatgagtacacaaataattaatatgtatatactctaatcagagttaatataagtttgaatcccacccttgatagggtcagcacaagaatgaataatgtatGCACTACTGCCTAGTCCAAGACaagttgtaagaatttctacctaagaaactacgaatttatttagtctgcatttgtgcaaaactcagcacaatcacagcctaaattcctacctaataaaggttggcatagataaatttgtggtgcaataatgtgaatatatagttgtgctgtgtttttgtttttttttagattttatagtttatataaaggggcacttgcacacacaggtgaaaaaacCATTTTGTACAATTaatttggcttgccagccacagccttttatggtggttgattgtgttgatcaatttgtcaactacatgtgacctagactcacctgacagctgtacaccatctcttgccaggttttgcctgtagggtctggctgtaaattgaatgtaagtggcatccaatcgtactctcttcctcagccctaaagtttatatatttgacagctctttggtaatattctggactcactccccaacgattattattgctcagttggcgaggttccaccaatgtgaacactactaaagtgctaacaagtttaaatgaggaaattattgttttaaggtgattaatcacctcagctgggtgtcgagtaggatggatgtcattaccacctaaataaataatagttagatagtgaggccactctaacgcaggtgttaatgtggaattattatagaagttataagctgttgctcctggtgacctgaagattcttacctcagtgtgaggtataggtctgagtgttgtgggcaattgactgtgtcccactagtgctactttatacatgaagTGTAAGCAGcaaatgaattggtgtgaattaggctaacctatgtggtacactgccggtagccacaattaataaaatgtggttagtctagactacttcacacggtgattagttatgacTAATTAGTATATATCCGGTTCGAAGAGGAACAATATGTTGGGTTTCTGGGGCTTGAActcatatattaaattatttgattattatgtttaaataaatcgaaggaccacccacttttgagaaaagagggaaaacgaataatggtgattattagattgacactagagaaccagtgcctatgtataataattaaaagaataatcacttgaaaataatgaatagactgtattattaattaattatagttaaagcctcaaatatcaacattgggggggtatttctaaagttcatatatatctaggaaccagtgtggttcgtcactagttcattattgagttagtaacatagcaAATCTAAACTAAAATAGATTAAAAAATATGATAcctcaaataatgaatattaaagattatgaattattgagcaacagtAGGAGCAAACACCTTAATTACCAAGTCATAAATTCTGGCAGTAAATTATTTACTGTAAAGATCCTACATGAATTATATtgaaatcagtaataatcttagCTAAATTTATACGAAATAggtgtcttagctgtaagacgacttctgtaactccgtttcgtcattcgtcctcgtggtcacaggatcccaataaagaaagaacccgaagtgaatatcacgaatgaagagACACAACTagtcgactcctcgtatacacgctgcaatcagggaaatttaagtagcattttatTAGGCTACGAATTACTTCAAGTATTCATTAAAGTTGAAATAAATGAAGaaaatcaactaacgttgtgtgtttgttgttcaTTCTTCCttacgacagactacccacaaatatacaacccagagtgatgcatcaaacaagattggtatacttaacatgagcgtatcaaatactaaggtATGCCAAAACCGTGTCtgccagtcccaggcgtccactgctgtgcACGCGTAATTACGGGCCGTggtttcaattgttgacgcgttattaactggcaagGCTCTGTAGAACACGTGGGGAGGTAATTAGTGACTATTGGTGGAGTTGCAACGTAATTCTTGTTGGAAATCTCTTCAGTCACTACCACGCATCTCGCCTCTCTCATCGCCAGGAATGCCTCGTGCGCGATGGCGTCTCcgccctccctcaacccgtctctcgcattcacaacagaaattactaatcacggataattcttttccgcgtaattactgatgtaatacgctaatgagaactgggttgcaattatagggaattaaataatatcatattctcgttaaatgatgttaaacgagaaatggagaggaTGTCTATtctctccatagcattcgtacgtaacagataaaactgctactagataataatttcagttaatgcctctcggttttggattattgggacttatattatccgtagttaattattacacggaatactgataattttagagaaccacattcaattctctaacatattgttAATATACGTgtctagatagacattatctgacgcaatcttgctactcgatgtcgtgagaattctagcactaatgcACGGATAAAGGAATATTAAGTTaggttgacactaccgttagtgaaattaataactactgtagttagtatataataatgatgttttataatacaatggtagtttgttagtgttggaaatttccaacaggtggAGGATGCTGGGATCTGCTGACAGTGTTGATGGATGCTGGTGGCAAATGGGAACCGAGAAGTTATGTGACGATGGTGGTAGTTGAGGCGATGGCGGTAAATGGGGgatgatgtattcacctagttgtattcacttggttgtgcttgcggaggttgagctctgctctttcggcccgcctctctactgtgAAGAGTGGTGGTTGGGGGATAAATGAGGTTGCCTGTAAAttattgtggtgagtggtggactGGTAGGAGAGGATTCTATGGTAGGGCTGGAGGACAGTGGGTGATAGACGTATGGTGTTCATCCTTATATGATCGTGTGCATTCATGGTGTTTATAGAGGCGGCGGAGGCGATGGTGGTGACCAGACAGTACTTGTAGACAACGATAGTGGTTGCAAGCCTACACAGTAAAAACTACGAAACCAATTGAAGTCCACACACCCTGAGTGTGCCAACTAACCTGAGTTGACCCTATGGTTGGTCTGCCTCTTACACTTCTAGTAAGGGGCGGTTAAGTCTACGGTGTCCTCTTGGTACATTTGCATTTGTGCAGCGGCCCTAGACCATATgaaggagtacagtgtgtcaaaaagttagctacgtggtgctaaaaaatccccatcacacaggatggttagtcacacagaggcatgtgataagtagtctgcacaacCTGAGTTTGAAATAGTCTACAGACTACGATGTTCCTGTGAAAGTCTGCACGCCTAAAACTAGATCATGAGGTTAAGTCTATGGACCAGGAAGTTTACGCAAAAGTCTACAGTCTTGTGTGGAAAATCTTCCAACATATAGTTTACTAGtaacataaattaattaaataatttggatgaatatataaaatgagtggactgtattaaaTTAATTGTTAGTTGGAAACCTCCATTTCCACACAATTTGGGGGTAGATTTAATACTACTAGATCTACCTAGGTGTTACGAACCaggatccagcatccgagcacggagtagtaaacgaccgcgccatctgtgggtcagctcccgaaaccccccgccaaacgccgacgacacctggtgaggatgccgtgtatcagctacgagggccagtttccagtcccgttcagcactctacaccgccgccactgacctctggtaaggtagtgctccgacgacagcgccatctatggactggatacgtcaggtgtttgtgcccgagcccgtaagtaaggggtcttagtgtgtcccagtcattgatgacgtgtctgtttacagagtcgacctgggaccgctgtattgaaggttgagtcagtctacccgaggcagccagtctccatactgtgaagtttgctgcagctgttgtgacgtcgtccccccggaagaacactgtggtgtgttagcctgccagtggagtggcagtgaaaggatttacccgggaccgactgttggagacgatcgtccactggggtactgaagacaggagggtgatttgtgatatcacacgagactcctgtctagggcgtaccccttttatcgttcgtggagtggccgtaccagccttggtggctcagtacctgccagcagacctgctggacgtgtggttgacggcctccacgacggtgccccctagtggacctgtgttttggctgacctgtggccagggtaggctcggcattctcagaagacacgtcttgaggccacgaagaaagcaccgcggactcagcacctagcttcttgattcagagtcttcagcagaagactagattgtgcatgatccccttgtaaagtgttaatacccctccccctgtgcatgtttgatttttatatatttaatcggtgatggtgaacattataatattaagttcttaactttctttccctactcccttttaagttacttgcgtcacggatctcatcccttgatagccaatactggctagggaacggatacatatattttcctctaacaacatcagagtgagaaccccgttgcgtcccgagagggccgtaacataattggcatccccagcgggatccgtccccttgttaagtatgtttgacaggggtggtgaagtggcgtaatccctgtatataattccccctgtgtgacgattgtgacgttatacgtcctgtgcggtgctcagtgactaagtgcgatattgtgcagtgcggtgctcgctgtgattaagcgattaagtgcaatattgactagtgcggtgctcagtgattcagtgcaatattgtagagcgaagtgttcgcttggactcagtgcaatattgggtagtgtggtgcccgaagtgattacgtgcaatattggcaagtgcagtgtttggtgcgataaagtgcagtattggcgtagaacgtgtaagcggtgtgttaagtgctagttgagtgttccatctgtgacaatggcagaaaaagctaccatcgatgatctggacgatgttcaggcttttctgaatagagtggactgtcttgccagattaaagtatctgagcaaaccagagcttgtactagtgagcgcctacctggagataaagatccgtgccagtgattcccgtgtggagatcttgtccaaggttcaccggcacctgaaggcagaagagaaacaggaaggcgagactcctagtacaagggaaggtgaggagatagcttccatggaaaaggaagataagggcagcgacgttgacagtgatgcaggtgagctgaatataagcttgctaactgtcaaaatgcgtgccttggaaattaatcgagaaatagagtggaagaaattagaaatggaaagagaaagacaagataaagaattggcgatgaggcgtttagaattagaacgagaaagagagagagaagaacgagaaagagagagagaagaacgagaaagagaagaaaaagaaagacagagacaacatgatctagaagtattacgattaggcgctggacagagacaaactggagtaagcggcttcgatccggtaaggaatatcaaaatggtccccaaattcaacgagagagaagtttcgaagttcttcgcagccttcgagaaagtcgctgcctctttggagtggccaagggagaattgggccatcatgatacagtcagttttgactgggaaggcccaaatcgcctactctacgttatcccttgacgactccggcgattacgatatggtgaagaaagtggtgctcatggcgtaccaattggtacctgaggcatataggcaaaagttccgaaacctgaaaaagacctcagagcacactttcaccgaattcgccaccatcaaggagcgactttttcaagaatggtgcgcctctcggaaggtggagaccaaggaagacctcgagcagctgattctgctcgaggacttcaaggattgtttgtctggagacctgaagacgtacctagaggaacagcaggtagagaccttgagtacggcagccaccatggctgaagagtatatcctgactcataggccatcTGCTAGGTACGTCCCGAAGACCTATTCAAGATATCCAGCCAAACATAAACCGGAGGATAAAACCGCCCCTCGAAGTGCCGCCAAGACAACCTCAGATAGTCCTCGGAGAATTAGTCCGAAAAGGGACGTATTGTGTTGGACCTGCGGTAAGAGAGGACATATTGCTGCAAGGTGTCGTAGCAGTACAGGTACTAATCCCCGTAGGGAAGTCATGCTGATGAACAGTATAGTACCACCGACATCCACCCTAGAGAAGAGGAAAGGATTAATCGCCCCATATACCTCCCAAGGATATGTAGCCAGTGGCCTTTCAAGTACGCCTGTGGTAATACTTAGAGACAGTGGAGCGGCCCAGTCTCTGATTCTGGCAACATCATTACCCGAAGGTATATCAGCTGATGAGATGCAGAAGGTAATCCTGGGTGGATTCCCTTCCACCTTGTACGTTGCCCCATTGGTACAAGTGCATCTAGATTCTCAGCACTTCAAAGGTGAGTGTCGGTTGGCCGTGGTGGATAGTCTTCCCATAGAGGGGATTGACGTAATATTAGCCAATGATTTAGCCCTAGGATTATTACCCAACTGTCCCCTGGTAATGGATAATCCAGGACGTGAAGAGACCAGTCCCATCGCAGCAGTGCAAACCAGGTCTCAGGCGCACCTCCATGCACCACTAGATCTAAACACTTTGTTTGACTCTCCTCCTATCCCACAGGATACAAGTGGCCATACACCAGTCCCGCCCGTCCAGATGCCGGTTCCTGAACGCTGGACTCGAGCCCATCTGATAGAGGAACAGAAGAAGGACCCTCAGGTACGGAAGTTGGCCGACACCGTAGACTCTCCTGTGAAAGGAGGGGATCTATATGTGTGGTCAAGTGGTGTACTGTGTCGCCGGCATCCTCCGAAATACCCCCAGTCAAGTGCGGTAGGTGATCAGATAGTCGTCCCAGCCGTGTTCAGATCTAAGGTGTTAGAAACAGCCCATGCTAATAGATTTGCTGGACATGGTGGGATCTCTAAGACTTTCCAACGCCTAGCCAAGGGCTTCTACTGGCCGCATATGAAGGAGGACGTACGTCGTTTCTGCAAGACCTGCCACGCCTGCCAGGTGGCCGGGAAAGCAAACCAGCCTGTCCCCAAAGCCCCTTTATACCCCATTCCATCAATAGGTGAGCCCTTCGAACACCTCATCTTGGATATAGTAGGCCCTCTTCCACCTGCTACCTCAGGGGTACAGTATTTGCTAACAATActagatcgggttagtaggtacccagaagcgatCCCCCTTAAGACCATCACAGCTAGGGTTTTGGTGAAACAACTGCTCTGGTTCATCTCACGATACGGTCTTCCCAAGACCATTCAGACGGACCAGGGATCTAATTTCATGTCCCATTTGTTTCGCCAACAGATCGCCGACCTGGGAATCCGACAGGTAACCTCtagtgcctaccatcccgagtcTCAGGGAGCTTTGGAACGATTTCACCAAACGTTGAAGGGCATGCTTCGGAAGTTTTGCTACGACAGGCAGAGTAAGTGGGTTGAAGAACTGCCCTACCTCCTATTTGCGGTAAGATCAGTGCCCAATGAATCCCTAGGAATCTCCCCATTCGAGATGATCTTTGGTCACTCAGTAAGAGGTCCCTTAGAGGTGGCACGAGACCATTGGCTGGACGCAGAAACCAACGAGGATATTGTGGACTGGTTGTCTACAAATAAAGGACGGCTGTTCTCAGCCTGGGAGATGGCAACAAGGACCTTAGAAAGTACACAAAGAACTATCAAGAGCAGGTATGATAGGAGGACCAAGCAAAGGGAGTTCCAAGTAGGAGATCTGGTTTTGGTATGTACTCCTACAATAACTGGAAGTTTGAGCGCCAGATTCGTAGGTCCCTACCCGGTTGTAAAGAAGGATACTAACCTCAATTACCTTCTGAGTACTCCAGACCGTCGTAAGAAAGAAACTCTGGTTCATGTTAATATGATCAAGAGATACGAGGGGCGGGATACACTCCCCGTAACCTTAGTGACCACTAATGACGacattgaggaggaagaggaggtgttgACTAACTCAGACATTCTGTTAAACTTGCAGGCAAAGTTGACACACGTGGCCGAAGGACATCAATCATCATTGCTGCAGATGATCCGGCAATACAAGCCTATCTTCGACGATGTTCCAGGATTAACATCTGTCTTGAGACATGATGTCGAGCTGGAGGAAGGCGTCCGACCTATAAAGCAACACCCGTACCGTCTCAACCCACTGAAGAAACGGGTGGTGAAAGAGGAGGTAGATTACATGCTGAAACACCATCTGATAGCCCCGAGCTCGAGCCCATGGTCATCCCCGATACTACTAGTGCTCAAACCTGGTAAGAAATAACGTCTTTGTATTGATTATCGCCAGGTGAATAAGGTCACTGTAGCAGATACTTACCCGCTCCCCAGAGTAGAGGAATGTCTGGATGCCATAGGTAGAGCCCGGTACCTGACAAAATTTGACCTGTTCAAAGGCTACTGGCAAGTTCCCCTCACGGAAAAAGCCAAACCCATATCAGCATTTGTGACTCCCGACGGGCTGTTTGAATGTCAGGTAATGCCATTCGGGATGAAAAACGCAGCCTCCACTTTCCAGAGACTGATGGGTACTGTGTTGCGTGACGTGGAAAACACCTTAGTCTACAtcgatgatgtattaatatatgatgtaGATTGGCAGGATCATCTGCGTCACATAGAGGATTTCTTCAAGGCCATGCTTCAGTCAGGATTGGTGGTCAACTTGCATAAATCGGAGTTTGCCAGAACCTCTGTCATCTTCCTAGGTCATAAGGttggaggaggatggattgcACCGAAGGCCAGCAAGATCGAGGCAATAGTCCAGTATCCTACGCCAGCTACCAGGAAGGACATCTTGCGTTTCCTTGGTATGGCTGGATTTTATCGTAAGTTTGTCCCTAATTTTTCCTCCATCGCCGCCCCCCTGACCAATCTGTTGAAGAAGGGGGTAAAGTTAATATGGAATGAGAATTGCCAGAAGGCATTCGAGAGTCTCAAAGCAATTCTGATCTCTGCTCCAATCCTCAGGTCCCCGAGCTTTGAGGATAGATTCATCCTGACGGTCGACGCCTCTGACTATGGCCTGGGCTCCGTTTTATCCCAGATGGACGAGAAGGGGGTGGAACATCCGGTGGCCTACCATTCTAAGAAGTTCACCCCCAGCCAGCTGAATTACTCGGTCATAGAGAAGGAAACGTTGGCCTTGATTAATTCCGTCCAGCACTTTGAGGTGTATCTAACAAGCAATGGTCATCCTATATTAGTACGGACCGACCATAATCCTCTAAAGTTCCTGGCTCAGTTTAGGCAAAAGAACCTCAGGCTCACCAGATGGAGTCTCCATCTGCAGCAATACCCCCTCCAGATTGAACACATCAAAGGGGTGGACAACTTGGTAGCTGATGCATTATCTCGCATCTAAATCctcatactaatttggtttgtcttcccttatagaaccccaaaccaaattccttttggtggggaggtgttacgaacccggatccagcatccgagcacggagtagtaaacgaccgcgccatctgtgggtcagctcccgaaaccccccgccaaacgccgacgacacctggtgaggatgccgtgtatcagctacgagggccagtttccagtcccgttcagcactctacaccgccgccactgacctctggtaaggtggtgctccgacgacagcgccatctatggactggatacgtcaggtgtttgtgcccgagcccgtaagtaaggggtcttagtgtgtcccagtcattgatgacgtgtctgtttacagagtcgacctgggaccgctgtattgaaggttgagtcagtctacccgaggcagccagtctccatactgtgaagtttgctgcagctgttgtgacgtcgtccccccggaagaacactgtggtgtgttagcctgccagtggagtggcagtgaaaggatttacccgggaccgactgttggagacgatcgtccactggggtactgaagacaggagggtgatttgtgatatcacacgagactcctgtctagggcgtaccccttttatcgttcgtggagtggccgtaccagccttggtggctcagtacctgccagcagacctgctggacgtgtggttgacggcctccacgacggtgccccctagtggacctgtgttttggctgacctgtggccagggtaggctcggcattctcagaagacacgtcttgaggccacgaagaaagcaccgcggactcagcacctagcttcttgattcagagtcttcagcagaagactagattgtgcatgatccccttgtaaagtgttaatacccctccccctgtgcacgtttgatttttatatatttaatcggtgatggtgaacattataatattaagttcttaactttctttccctactcccttttaagttacttgcgtcacggatctcatcccttgatagccaatactggctagggaacggatacatatattttcctctaacaacatcagagtgagaaccccgttgcgtcccgagagggccgtaacactaggGAAAATAATATGTtgcataattttaataataaaatttaTAAGTAATAATAGTTATGGAGTTAATAAACTAACTACAATATCATAAAATAATAATTGTCAGCTTGGCTGTCGAGTAGATAATAAGAAGTACGTTTGACAGGCTATCGTAACGTATAATACTGTTTCAACGTGACGGCGTCGTAGACACGTGATTCCAGTCGAGATGACTGGAATCACGCTCTCGCTCTCGTATATATAATTCCACGCTGTGAAAGGTACAGAATGTAATTTCTTTTGGGTATGGGTATATCTACTAATTCCATTGAAAGAATCAATCGATTCAAGGAATTAAACTTACTGGGCTTATTTAATAATCCTACGTCCTAACGATCAGACAATCTATCACTGATTTATCGCCATAAACAATGACTAGATTACTTAGCCGACCGGACGTGGTGTCCTCAATTTTGGATAAAGGCGTCAGGAACATATGAACATATGGGACTCGTTAATGCACGGATGATCTTCAAATTTCACGATGCTAAATGACAAGCTTCCCGGAGCACCAGTCAAGATGGCTGACAGAGCAAAGTCTCCTCGCAGAGTGACACGCACGCCCTCTAGCTTCCTATCAGGACATGATCTCGTCATACAAGTCACGATATTTTACTCTGTTTTGATATATAATAAGGTGTTCCCGACGTTATTGTACGTCGTAATAACATACTTTAGGTGTCAATAGACGGTTTTCCGCTGTTCATATTGAACCGAAGTGTCATTAGATAAAAACATATACACATAGATATTATTCGGTTCATGATTTTTATTCGACCGAAAGCAGCTGATCGCGGCTATAATAAATTCTTCCTAGATACGGAAGTATTATttgttttaatgaattaaatcaAGTTACAATCCAAATTACCTAGTAAATTAAACAAAGGTTAGACTGGGTTTAATTCGATTTATGTAAATAGTTTGTTCTCATAAGAAGTGGCAGGCTGATGCAATCAGCGGCCAtgacgcaggaatatccctgcaaaaaaaaaaaaaaaacggctaTGGGTAGTAGGAAGAATTTGGCGACACTACACTACTTGTTAATAAAGTTAGTAAATTTAATTtcctagcacaataaattatctCATCGTTCTAGGTGTTAGTATTTGGGGTTTCATAAATTTCCGACAACTCTACAACACGTTACACTACACACAACAGTCGTAAAGCTACTTTTAAATCTACACTTTCCAAAATTTCCAATATAGTTATGGAATCCATTTAACTCCACAAAAGTCTTTGGGATACATGCATTGCATTATCTCATCCTTGAAGATGGAGGGGGAGGGTTTTATTCTTACATTTCCAGAATGACTCGTTTAAGTAAACAGCATCCCTGAAAGTTTGCATACATAATAAAGTCTACGTGATCCCATATTGCTCACAAACAGTTTTTACACTGAAAACCGAACTAAAGTCTACATGGCACAACTGTGGCTCCACGGAAGGGGCAACAGCTCCACCAGCAAACTCCTCTACAGATCCACACACCAGGCTCTCACTAGGAtagacaacccccctccccttcccctcctggGCCGCAGTGGGGACCGTCCCCAACCGAGGACGGCACACTCAACTTCTCAGCGGTAGTTAGGAAATTGAGTTGATCCTACAGTAGGTGGCAgaaccactggaccacacacaccgcCTGGGTCATCTAGCACCGTTGTTTCACACGCCATTTGCACCACATCACCTGGCACAAACCGGACCTCCATTGCATGCACCCGGGTCTCGAATGCCCTCGGAACTTAGCAGCCAGTG comes from the Procambarus clarkii isolate CNS0578487 chromosome 25, FALCON_Pclarkii_2.0, whole genome shotgun sequence genome and includes:
- the LOC138368441 gene encoding uncharacterized protein; translation: MAEEYILTHRPSARYVPKTYSRYPAKHKPEDKTAPRSAAKTTSDSPRRISPKRDVLCWTCGKRGHIAARCRSSTGTNPRREVMLMNSIVPPTSTLEKRKGLIAPYTSQGYVASGLSSTPVVILRDSGAAQSLILATSLPEGISADEMQKVILGGFPSTLYVAPLVQVHLDSQHFKGECRLAVVDSLPIEGIDVILANDLALGLLPNCPLVMDNPGREETSPIAAVQTRSQAHLHAPLDLNTLFDSPPIPQDTSGHTPVPPVQMPVPERWTRAHLIEEQKKDPQVRKLADTVDSPVKGGDLYVWSSGVLCRRHPPKYPQSSAVGDQIVVPAVFRSKVLETAHANRFAGHGGISKTFQRLAKGFYWPHMKEDVRRFCKTCHACQVAGKANQPVPKAPLYPIPSIGEPFEHLILDIVGPLPPATSGVQYLLTILDRVSRYPEAIPLKTITARVLVKQLLWFISRYGLPKTIQTDQGSNFMSHLFRQQIADLGIRQVTSSAYHPESQGALERFHQTLKGMLRKFCYDRQSKWVEELPYLLFAVRSVPNESLGISPFEMIFGHSVRGPLEVARDHWLDAETNEDIVDWLSTNKGRLFSAWEMATRTLESTQRTIKSRYDRRTKQREFQVGDLVLVCTPTITGSLSARFVGPYPVVKKDTNLNYLLSTPDRRKKETLVHVNMIKRYEGRDTLPVTLVTTNDDIEEEEEVLTNSDILLNLQAKLTHVAEGHQSSLLQMIRQYKPIFDDVPGLTSVLRHDVELEEGVRPIKQHPYRLNPLKKRVVKEEVNKVTVADTYPLPRVEECLDAIGRARYLTKFDLFKGYWQVPLTEKAKPISAFVTPDGLFECQVMPFGMKNAASTFQRLMGTVLRDVENTLVYIDDVLIYDVDWQDHLRHIEDFFKAMLQSGLVVNLHKSEFARTSVIFLGHKVGGGWIAPKASKIEAIVQYPTPATRKDILRFLGMAGFYRKFVPNFSSIAAPLTNLLKKGVKLIWNENCQKAFESLKAILISAPILRSPSFEDRFILTVDASDYGLGSVLSQMDEKGVEHPVAYHSKKFTPSQLNYSVIEKETLALINSVQHFEVYLTSNGHPILVRTDHNPLKFLAQFRQKNLRLTRWSLHLQQYPLQIEHIKGVDNLVADALSRI